In Candidatus Binataceae bacterium, the genomic stretch CGTCGAGCAGATAGCCGGGGAGCTGCGACAGGTGAAGCGGAATTATCCGCAGGACGCCGGCGGCCGAGAGCGGCCGCAGCGAGCCGATCGCGCCGAACGCGGTGAACTCGATTACATCGGCGTGCTCGGGTTTCAGCGCATTGCTGTAGCAGAGGCCGCCGAGAAAGACGCCGAGTCGTCCGATCGCGTGGCGTTGTTCAAGCAGTTTCTCGACCAGCGTCACCGGTTCGCTGCTGCCCTGTCCCCAGACCACGTGATCGCCCGAGCGGATTATCCGGGAGAGGTCGAGATCGCGAAGATTTATTTCTTCGGGCATCGGCGTTGCGGCTCAGCGCGCCAGCGCAGAATCGCATAACCGGGGCGTCCGGGCCAGCAACCCGAGGGCTGGCATTCTTTTGATTCGCAGCGTTGCGGCCAGCGCCAGGTGAAGGACTTCACCCTGATGCGAAGAGCCGCGCCCTGCACCACATCTCCCACCGAATCACGAATGTCCCGATTCAACTTGCCCTCGCCTCTTTCTTTAGGATGCGCGAGGCTGGCGTAGGGCGCGGCGATCGTTTTGTCAGCGTTGACGGGCGGGTCACCAGCGAGACCGTCGGGGCAATACGGGATTTCCAGCAGCGTAGTTGTCTGCCTCAGACTGGTCTGATCGAGCGAGGCGATGCAACAATCCAGGCGCTGACGCGCTTCAACGCTGGAAATAGTATGCGAGTGAGCGAGAATCTGATCGATTGGTTGGAGACCGCCTATAGAGAACTTCAGCGCGATCCCGTACAACGATGCGGCGCGACCCCCAAACGCGACTATTGGCTTCGGACACGAGCTCCATCAGGTCCCGTGACGGATGTCGATCGCGAGAAATGGGGGCCGAACGGGATAAGCAGAAGCCAGGCTGCACGATTGCTTCGCGGA encodes the following:
- a CDS encoding glycoside hydrolase family protein; the encoded protein is MREAGVGRGDRFVSVDGRVTSETVGAIRDFQQRSCLPQTGLIERGDATIQALTRFNAGNSMRVSENLIDWLETAYRELQRDPVQRCGATPKRDYWLRTRAPSGPVTDVDREKWGPNGISRSQAARLLRGDLSQAEDAVNRDVQIPLTQNQFDALVSLAYNLGVGAFRGLTLLLLLNNGDYKGAAAEFRNITAAGSAHPRGLGTQREEERARFERR